The region CCCAAGACCAGGTGTCCTGGTTGGCCGGCAGTTGCGGATTAGCAACTGAAAGGAACGTTAGTGACATAATTCTGctaaattattatttatccTGCGTTTATTGCGTGATGACAGAGAGCGCCTTGGCAGTTGCAGCAACGCTTTTCTACCGAAACATTGCACGTGATGGGCAAGAGATCGGAAAGATATTTAAAACGAAGGTTGTAGGTCCTTGTACAattcaccaacaaacaacactcgACCAGCGAACTGCAAATCACAGCGTGACATGTGACAACATCTACGCCCGAACGGCACACCGACGGCTAGCGTGACTGAGATCGTGACACATCGTGCTCTTGTTTGAAAAATCGCACATAAGCATACGCGAAGACCTTCGGGCCCTCTAGGAGGCACCTTGGAAGGTGACTGAGAGCACTACTACCAACCACACTACAGCAATGCAACTCTCGACCACGGGGTTCCAATATGTGCACGATATCGTGCACTAAAATAGTGAATACGACGCTGAGAGGAGTCATAGAAGCGGCATATCTAATGCACCAACATTCTGGCTAATTCTGGCGGAGCCAACATAGGCGAACATAGATCACACTAGCGCGGCCTTATCCATCATCTCCCACCGCGCACGAGTGGCCTCTCGCTGGCTGACCTCAATGACTCCCGTGGCATCCTACACGCAATAATGAACGTACACCGGGCGGTACGATGCGtgatcgtgaacacaaaaacGCCACTCTTGACGCTTTTCGTGTGTACGAATTAGCACCCAATCAAAATCATGCCAGCCACGCGAAAATGGTTACCGTGCGGCTGTAACAACGTGCAAAATCGTGCGAAGTCGCGGTGCCAACTCGGTTACCAACGCACCTAATGCACGTAACGCAGGCAgcatttttgaaattgttcCTGCTCCTCTTTCATCAGCTCCGATTGTCACGCACAGAGCACCCATTCGCAATCGAAGCAGGCGACGGCAAACGCTTGCGTTGAGCTGTGGTTCTGCTTTTGCGAATGGACTCGGTTTTATGACGCAGCATGCCATGCACCGCTCTTCAGATAAATGTCGGCAAATTTGCTTCTCTTCCATCAGCGCGCAAAGGCCAATAATGGTGGCCTATTTGTTGTTCCACTCCGAGTTGCGGGTGCTGCGTTTTGCATGTGCGCCTTGGTGGAATGTGCGCCCTGGTTTGGCCACCTTGCTTCCTGCTTCATGCACTGATAATCCGTTCGGTGCGAGGCGGGTTATTGCTTAGTGGCCATAATTCAGCCTTTTCGGTGCCTCAAGGCGATATTGTGGCACCACAAAGGAAtgggaaaaccgaaaataatCGACCGCACGCTTCCTCCGTGTGTTGCTGCGTACGCACAGTATGCTGCTTGGACGGGTTTTGCTTGCACGGGGTACAGGGTAGTGCTTTTATGCTGCGGTCGGTGTTTGCTTTTACGTTTTCGCTGATATCGCGGACGCAATAATGAGGTACCCCCCTATTTCTCGGCATgacagcggtggtggtggcggtgacgctGTGTTGTGGCATTattgttcctcttttttgcCACTTATCTCACCATCCATTGAGAAAAATCCATCGCGGCGAAGAGGAACATGTTAAGCATCGTGGTAGCACGGAGGAGGAGACGAAAACGATAGCGAGGATATGACCGTGAACGATACGAGAGCAGCAGTGGAGAGCGCCAAGCGATTTACAACGTCATCTGGTCCGCGCAGTTGTGTGCGTCTAGTTTgtcccaacagcagcagctggccagctggctgggTAGTgtatcaccaccacacacctCCCATGTTGACGGCAGTTAAAGGGTGGTGGGAggttttctctctgtttgggCGATGACTGTCGGTTGGGGCCACTGCGCCGCTCTCTCCCGCTCCACAAAGGCGCACCACTAGCGCGATGATGGGGCTGAAGGTCGTTCTGATGTCtggtacgtgcgtgcgtgacgcCGAGCGACGATATGTTTACACGACAGTttgaagcagcaacatcaagcaACCGAATATGGGAATCGTTACCATGCGTTCGATCTAAAAAAGCCACAAATTATGCGTtagtaaaatgcaaaaaaaaacaactgattattgagcagcaccagcagcagcatgaggcGCAAACCGTGGCGCAGAGATGAATTCGCAGACGGgtttcgatggcgatggtggatcCTTCAATTTATTCGCGAAAAATGTGCGAGTCACCGCCACCTTGATGTTCTGCTGGCGCGCAGATCATGGCGAGTGGTATGTGTGCTTGCGAACCGCGggattgtgtatgtgtttgatgATGTGCATCCAAGTAAGGCGGTGGGCAGCCTTTTTGAGGGGAGCTTTGCATCCGCGCGTTTgcgagcgaagaagaaaaaacgcgCAGATGATAATTGAGGTGCCAACGCCACACACACAATTGGAGCATCTCCGATCCGTGAGcgggagaaaacaaaagaaaacacacaacatacCGCGGTCGAACTACGATCGCGCCACCTCCTTTTCCaccaacgaagaagaagatcgtCGTTGTgtgaggaaaacaaacaaaagatttTCCTTGTTCTCGCGCAGTGCAGTCGAACGTGTATGGCTTAGGAGAACCGTTTCTTTCTGCACTAAAGCCAAAGGAGTAGCGGAGTCAGATGCAGACGAAGTGGTGAAAACgaaattttcccatttcacaAGCGGATGCAGCAACGCGCGAATACTTGATGAAttatgcattttctttttctcccctcTCGCACACCAACGAATGATGGTAGCCTGTGGTGGTAGGGCAAGTGACCatcaatcgaaatcgaaaacaaaggaTCCGCGGTGGCGCCCACAAGCAGGTGAATAAACGGCATCCAACAGAaaggtggcgatggtggcgatgatgaaggAGAACGTAAAGTTCTCGACCTTCTCGTGTTTGGGGCTTTGCGTTTCGTCATTTCGAAGGGTCCTGCCTGCGCTGAATGTTGATTGCCCACGGTAAAACTCCCAGTTTTTGTGACCCATAAACGGTGGGCCATAATTCTCCGCAACTTGGATTCTTCACTATCGATGCACAAGAGAAGACGACGTAGCAGGCAGCGAAACATACACAGCACGGGAACAATAAGAACAGCAATGAAAACATATGAAAAATATTCTTTCggccacacgcacaccaacggaACGGTCGTCGCCAACGCAGTTACGAGCCGCTGGGCCAAGGACTTTTCATCGACTGCGGGTGGTCGTTGCTCCAAACGCAAACTCCTCGTCACGAAACGTACGCTCGAGGGGGAAGGTGGGACTGCGCCTTGGCCGGAAGCGGGAACGAAGCTTCACCacacgaaacggaacaaaaacgGATGTCACGCACCGTACCGTGGATGCACCCGACCGCGGAATTCGTGGAATCGCAAATGAACTTTTGACTTTGCACTCTGCAGACGCAACGCTCACCAATACTCTCCAAAACAGACGGCCAAACACACAATAGACAACATGaaatccccccctcccttcccccctgGCACCCTTTCGAacgctgcgtgcgtgcgtgcgtagacacgggagaaaacaaaaacaacagcaacgcgaCCAGCAGCTTCGACCAGAGTACGGTGGGGGTGCAACGGGGTGGAGGTGGTTGGCCTTCTCCACAGTAAAAGGAAACACAAATAACCCCCCTCATCCCCCTTTTTACGCAATCAATCGACCAACAtgcacccacacacacacacatggtGCATTTTTTCCACTCACAGATTTCACGGGCTTACGACGGCGGAGCACCGAGGAAATGACGACGATCCGTAATGGCGCTGGGCAACATTTTCCTACTTTGCACAACGGCTGCTTTTGTTCACGCGAAACACAACGCGAAAACCGCGACGATTGACAACAGCGACAACGGCGAGAAACACTGGCTCacttcgatcgcttcgatggAACAAGGCAGAAACGCGTCATTTTCTTCGTGATCCGTGGACGAGAGTGCCCCTCTGCCACCTTCCAGGCCCCAAACACCCACCCACTTTtacgtttttcgtttttttgcgtccggtcggtgtgtgcgtgtcgtcGATGCGCTGCTGCACACGAAAAATTCCCTACCATCTCACAAACCCACACGCAACGGACGAGTGGGTCGAGTGTTCGATGCGGGATGTCATGTGTGAGAGCATGTGGCAACGAAGGAATCGAGCATCGCCTGCAGAAGCGACTGAGAAAAGATACACTGGTTGGGCGAGCATAGCACCCCTGAAACGGCGCATCCAGCTGATGCGTGATGACGGCTGTCACGTGCGGGGCCAATGTTatgtaaacaaacaacgaacgcagaaaaagaaaaagaagaagaagaagaaggtgttgctggtgtttccACTCGAAAGGGCCATCGTCGGTGATTGCAGAGATTTACCGTTTGTGTAGCTGATAAAGAGGCCCGCCCGGGCACATTGCTAATCGCTTAAAGCGCAAGAGCCTCACCATGTCAATTACCGAGAAGGACCTGTACCGCGACACACCTGTGCGATATTTAGGTTCGTATTTCCGCTGCCAACTCTTCCTGGTCCGCGAGTGCTGCGTGCGAGCCAAAATCGATTCAATTACATCACAATGACCATTGTTCTCGTTGTTAACATTTCTTTGTAGGATACGCAAACGAAATCGGAGAAGCGTTTCGTCCGGTGATAAAGAAGATATTCGTACACGCTAGCTATGCGGTCGCGATCAGCTACGTGCTGGCGGATACGGGGGATAAATCGAAGAAGCAGTACGAAGTGAGTTGAATCGGGCCAAAGCCGAGTAGGCTGCTGCTATCAAACGCATCTCAATGCAATCGTCCCTTCCTTAGAAACCGGAAATACTCGGGGGAGGCTTTCGCGGCGCCGCCATTGCATCGGGCGATACTTTGCTgtggcaaatgtttgcctCCGTTATCATCCCGGGATTCACCATCAATCGGTAAGCACGAGGGGAACCATTTCATCGCATCGTGTTGCAGCATCTGGTGTCGTTTTTTGCAGCTTCTGCTGGCTATCGAAGATGGCACTGAAGGCGAACAAAGTGAAGGGCCCGGTAGGAAAGTGGGGACCAACGATGCTTGGACTACTCGCCATCCCGTTCATCATACACCCGATCGATAATGCGGTTGACTATGCCATGGACAACACCTACCGGAAGTACGTGAAGTAGTCCACGTTCACGTGACAGTTTCTCGTCACAGGGATTGTGTTAACTTGCCTACACCTAGATTTCACGCTCAAATAGTGGTAGCTTTAATTCAACGTGTAAGACGGGTTCGTGCCAACGGTTACTGGAAACACTAGGAATAGTCTAGCCATCTAAGTTCACGACGCACAACGACGTTGTTTATTTACACTTTTAGGCGTGATGTTAATCACTCTTGCTGCGACTACTAGAAAAAAGCGTTGTGCTACCTTTAAGCCTTGAGTGAATGGACTATTTTAACACTAGTACGGTGTTTTATTGCCGACAATAATAAAGGATACTGTTGCTACGCAATTCGTGCCCATCCTTGGGATGCAGTTTCCCGATCAGTTGCCTCACTCGTAGAACGGATAGATGGTACCAGTACGCGCGGAGCGTTCCATGCCATGTTGACTCTTCCGGAAGCGAAACGTATCACGCACCCAGCCGCCAGCCTGTTGCATTCGAGAGTGAACAACGTGCTTTAGCTTAGCGGTGAGCTCAGTTACCATTGTGTTGCTGCCCTTATGATCACGCTGCCATCGGTTACCATCGATACCGAAGTCACTCGGAAGTCCTACGAACTGCACCTGTGGTTTTGGTGCAAACTAGAAGTATtttcgagaagaaaaaactatgATCGATTCGTTTCGAACGCCCGGAACGTAACAGCACCTTTAAGAATTCACGGCGTGAGACAATTGTCGGATTCATTTCTGTTACATCGGTTTGTCGATCACGAATAGGACGCTGTTTGCGCCGCGCAGAGTACGGTCGCAGTGTCACGAAGTAGATCACCTCGATTAGTGAAATGATCGAAAAGCCTAGAAACAGTCCCAAGAGACCACCGACGTTTGCtgaaaaaaacataagaatGTGGCAATGAAAAGcatttaaagaaaaacttcTTGCAGGTCAACCACGTTATTACACAAGAAGTCCGTAAATCCAACCAACTCTCCCTTGGTGAAGCTCCGATAGTAGGTATCCTTCACGAACACGTACACGAGTGCTAAGTTTTCtctggaaaaaatgaaatagattCATGATGACTACTTTACATTTATGTCCATTCAATGGCATACTTGGCATATTGCTCATCCTTCACCCCGTCCAACATCGATTCTCGGATGCCGAATTGGCCCACGTGTAGCTCGGCCGAGGTCAGATCCGGCACGTAACTAATCTCGAAGCATCCCGGCAGACAGGAGCAGCTGACGCTGGTATTGGAGGTGAAAGCGATCGAGTTGCGGATCAGCTCGTAGCATCGTGCATCCGCCCGGCTGCAGATCTTCGTGTCCTCGTACAGCTTCGGCAGAAAGTacagcacacagccacagttcTCTAGGATCAACTTTGCCTCGCACTCGAGCTCACAGTTATTACGGGAGTACACCCGGTAGTAGGACAGGTTGGCCTCGCTAGCGAACACACACTGTCGCGTGGCTTGAGCGATTTTCCGGATCTGCCGAGCGGCATCGTTGATCTTCGGCGTAATGATGATCCGGTTTTCCGACCCCACCGGAATGTACTGTGCGTAATCGGTGATTTTAGGCGTCTCGGTAGGACTGTGAAAGATGATCTTGAACCCCGTCGAGGAGGTGGACGAGCAGTAGTAATCGCTCACGTTCGCATCCAGTACCATGGCCAGCCCCATCGAAACACCGGGCCCCGGAATGGCACGTGGGTAAGTCGCGTTCGTTGGCTCCTCCTCGAATCCCGTCTCCGGAGTCCAGAGCAATGGCCGGAAACGGTTCGTACTGTGTGCATCCGTCGATGCTGCCCCGTCtgaaggaaaaatgttaacCGTGCCCGTCACCCGAAACATGTGCGCGGCATCGAGCGTGTTGAACGTGCAGCATAAACCTTCGTCCGTGAGGACGGACTGGAAGATTTCGGTACACTTTTCCGTCTGCTTTGCATACCGACAGGCCTTCAGCATCCTGGAGCAGGGTTGTGTTGCctaagaaaaaggaaaaccgatttttttttacctcaAAAGCTCTCCTCAGCGCACTAACGACCTACACTCAATAGCAACTTCTTGACGGCGGACCACTTTCCTTCGTAACCCGTGCTATTGAGATCACCATCGATGGAGCAGATGGCTTGGAGTACCGTTTgctcgagtgtgtgcgcctCGATACGGACAGCGGCCTCCCGACGGACCTGGTTCATGTTACAGATCGTGACCGCCGGAAACGGTATGTCCTTGATGGGCGTCGCTATCGGGTTCAACCCAATGATGATCGGTGAAGATTGCCATTTGATGTACACGTTCGAGATGAAGTAGATCGCGCATGCCGTGACAACGATGAAAGTAACGAAAAAGTAGGCActggaaaagaggaaaatcaGAATCGCAATGGCTTCTCGTTGAACAGAAATGACCGCACTGATGATGAGTCAAATGTTCTGATATTGGAATGTCCCTTTTCCACTCGGCCTCCGACCCACAAACCTCGGTGCATGTCCATTAAATGCTTTTAAcaattaatgaaaatgaattgccTCATTTTGCCATTAGCGGAACATTTTAatgccgtggtcgtggtttaCCCATTGCGTCCCCGATGTTCAATCAGAATATTTAGCGGTTTCGATGCTGGCTTCCTGTCCGGCTCCCATCCACCCCATCCACCCCACCACTTACCGTTCCCAAAGCGTCAGCGAAACGGTTCCAACGTACTTCAACCcatggatggtggtgttgaGGCAATATTCACGCAGATTTTCCACAAACGAAACGCGCTCCTTTCTGCCTACGGCTGGTGCTTTCGGGTCtggaaaatggttggaatGATGGAATTTATGTGGGCTTTTACCATTTACCTGTTGCCATTTGTGGGAAAGCGCACGAAGCTAAAAAACCCCGTCTGTGGTCTCACCTTTTTCGATACCCATCGATACGAGCCGAACCTTTTGAACGGGGAAAGCGGGTGCCATAGCAGCGCTAGCGCTTTATCTGCTCCCGCAGGGTAGCTAACAGTACACAAACatgaaaaacgatgaaaaacgATGGAATATATTTATCATTGCTCGTTTTAGAACCATGAAAAGTGTCCATTTCGATGAAAGAGGACTAACCATAAAAAGGGGGGCGAATGGGATTTTCGGGAGACTCCACTTTATTGCTCCATTTATCGACAATGGCCGACCAATATATTCCGTTGCATTTCAAACATTATGTTGGACTTTTGTGGAGCGAATATTGATTGAACTTTGTTCCTGAAAGGTCGTAAAATAAAAACTCCCGAAAAACCAGTTCAATGTACCGGCttacacaacaacaaataccAACAACCCACTTGGCTGACGCAGTATTGTGCCATGCCACCGGTAAGATCGTTAAGCGCTTAGTCCGTACCTTAGTCCCTCACCTTTTTGCTTTCGCACCTGAATGACTGCTACTAATTCCTATCCAACTCGAGCGTTGTGTCGATTTCATAAAATCTGTACGTCTGTCTTCTGCTGATAAGGATGCCAACGCTTCCTTCCCGGACGACGAGTCACAAAATCAATGCTACTGAAGCCTCCTGATGCTTCCCTGCCTGACTACCCCTCCGATCCGCAGCCTGCACCGTCATCGGCACGTAATCGTGAGCTGCTCAAGCGATCTTATGACCGGCAGACCGTCGGCACACTCGGGTGTACTCTCGTTATCCTTGCGTTgctggaaatggatggaaattatTTGCATGTATcggcaatcaatcaatcgagtCGATTGTACCctccttcttccccccttcGCCCATCCAATAATGCCCTCGTGACTCTGACTGTTGGCTTTAGCAAACAGTGGCCCTTGGTCGTCGCACGTTGTCGTATCCCTTGGTAGAACATAATGTGTTCAACGTGTGCTCGCTCTCTGCGTTCCGCCACACTCTAGGCACTCTGGGACCGAGAGTCCTTCGGTCACGAAGGTAGCATGAATCCTCAGTCGACACAAGGGGCTCCACCAGCTGATGTGTGCACACGGAACACAAGAGGCTCATACGATTCGAGTTATCCGACCGAACTGCCCCAGCGCCCTTCTAACTGATATGTTCGGGGCACACGTGCGGCGTTCTAGACATTATTTAATGGCTTGCCGCATGGATTGCTTTGGCACCGAGTGCTGTGGGAAACTGCGATAACAGGTCAAGGTGGCCGGGTTGCTAGCTTCTACTTTTGCAATTTCTCGATCACCGTCTGCCAGAGGGATATGCGGTTTGCCTCGTGTTATTCAAACAACGGATTAGTACGACGGCTTTGTTCGTTGTTTTCTAAGGCTAGCTGCTGGAGTTCAATCTGCAACCAACACGCTGCACAGCCTACTCCCATTGTGCACCGCTTAAGGGAAATTTTCATGAAACAAAgtcacatcagcagcaagccTTGCTGGGTTCCTCATCTTCTTAGCTACATTCCACTGTAATCCATGTGTTCGATATCTGATGAGCCGATAAAGCCGGACCAATCTGCAACGCAATGACCGGCCAGTGACGTGAGAAGCAGGTGTGCGCCGGTGAGAGGATTCGTGTTCGGGATATCGATTGACTATCGCTTCCCCCGCGGTAACCGGAAGTCGTTTGGtgctaaattgaattttcattaaactttAATCTGCAATTTCGTCaccccgtccgtccgtccgtccgtgctgCCGTCAGTTAAAGTCATCactttccaatttttccagCGACCAACAAGGCTTCCAACTGGGGCTGGGGTCATGGATTGACCTGATTGCCCGTGGAGCGTGGATCATGACGTTCGAAAGGACAACGACATAATCCGGCGCACACTCCTTTTCCCGGAATGAGGCTGCTTTGGCTTTGGTATGGAAAATTTGGGACACTCAGGGCCGAGGCATCTGGATTCTGCCGCTGGGACTTGATGGGGGAGGGAACGAAAAGATAGCAAAGATTGGAAGGAACCTCTCCCACCTTCGTTAGAACCGTTTTTCCCTGATGCTGCGAGACCTTGCAACGGCAGTGTATTGGTCAGAAATAGCGAAAGGTTCCATGCCATGTGCCATTCCACCGAACCGACGAAAGGTTGCTGTATAAtggaaagcataatttcacgGTTCATTGGAGCCACCCGCAGCCGCATTGCTCACCCGGTGGGAGTTAAGTAAAGCACATCTGTGTTCGCTCAGAAGGTTTAAAGCGAGGAGCAGCATTAAAGGGAACgggcaaaaaagggacatATTGTGGAAAgcgctcaacaacaacaacaacaacaaaaaagtacGTAAAATGATCAAAAGGTCAACCATGTTGCCAATCGAAGCGTAGGGCTTTCAGGAAGAACATACAGAATCATAATATTGCACATCAGCTCGCCCGTGCGTATGACGGGGTCATAATGAAGTTGCTTTCATGTGGATTGCACCTATACGCCGGGGTGTTTGTGAAagtttcattaaaataataGAATAGCTCTAATGGATGGCGTAAAATGGATATACATGATTTATGCGATATATTTGGTACGTAATGGCTACACTATCAATAGGTTCGAACCATTGTATCAGGAAACATTAAAAGACTAGTGTTATTAACTACACTATGTAATTGATAGATGGAATATTACATGTTCTATTGTTCTGCACAATTATCCTTTGGAATTTTTAACTTGAACATTTTGTGATTCGATTGAAAACATCAAAAGCTctttatttaaaaaacaaacatgatTCATTAATTTTGGATCATAAGTAGCTCAATgatattgaataaaaatctACTACCTTCCCTTTTAAGTTACTCCAAGAATTGCAAGTCAAATCATTAGGCTTCGCTTGTTCTAGTTCAATTTATAGAGCCGTGTAAAGTTGTTTAGAATTAAAAAGAAGAGTAGCAAAATAGCGACCattaattgtttgtttcttgcCCTAATTTATTTCTTGCTCTTAAT is a window of Anopheles aquasalis chromosome 2, idAnoAquaMG_Q_19, whole genome shotgun sequence DNA encoding:
- the LOC126581575 gene encoding mitochondrial fission process protein 1 — protein: MSITEKDLYRDTPVRYLGYANEIGEAFRPVIKKIFVHASYAVAISYVLADTGDKSKKQYEKPEILGGGFRGAAIASGDTLLWQMFASVIIPGFTINRFCWLSKMALKANKVKGPVGKWGPTMLGLLAIPFIIHPIDNAVDYAMDNTYRKYVK
- the LOC126572810 gene encoding pickpocket protein 28; the encoded protein is MAPAFPVQKVRLVSMGIEKDPKAPAVGRKERVSFVENLREYCLNTTIHGLKYVGTVSLTLWERAYFFVTFIVVTACAIYFISNVYIKWQSSPIIIGLNPIATPIKDIPFPAVTICNMNQVRREAAVRIEAHTLEQTVLQAICSIDGDLNSTGYEGKWSAVKKLLLSATQPCSRMLKACRYAKQTEKCTEIFQSVLTDEGLCCTFNTLDAAHMFRVTGTVNIFPSDGAASTDAHSTNRFRPLLWTPETGFEEEPTNATYPRAIPGPGVSMGLAMVLDANVSDYYCSSTSSTGFKIIFHSPTETPKITDYAQYIPVGSENRIIITPKINDAARQIRKIAQATRQCVFASEANLSYYRVYSRNNCELECEAKLILENCGCVLYFLPKLYEDTKICSRADARCYELIRNSIAFTSNTSVSCSCLPGCFEISYVPDLTSAELHVGQFGIRESMLDGVKDEQYAKENLALVYVFVKDTYYRSFTKGELVGFTDFLSNVGGLLGLFLGFSIISLIEVIYFVTLRPYSARRKQRPIRDRQTDVTEMNPTIVSRREFLKFAPKPQVQFVGLPSDFGIDGNRWQRDHKGSNTMVTELTAKLKHVVHSRMQQAGGWVRDTFRFRKSQHGMERSARTGTIYPFYE